In Candidatus Brocadia sp., the following proteins share a genomic window:
- a CDS encoding CHRD domain-containing protein, which yields MSKIGLITSTIFIFAFTVSLVPLNAYSQQGKSVKAFTAILTGGQEVPQNESNAFGVAFITFEEDEKLLSYSITFTDTNLIGSETAAHFHGPANPGENAPVLFPITPVPGSPKVGSVGPLTGKQVRDLKKGLLYLNIHTDEFPDGEIRGQVLPVRGINFKDVSEGE from the coding sequence ATGTCAAAGATTGGACTGATCACTTCGACCATATTTATATTTGCATTTACGGTTTCGTTAGTTCCGTTGAATGCATATAGTCAACAGGGCAAAAGCGTAAAGGCATTTACTGCCATTTTGACCGGAGGTCAGGAAGTTCCACAAAATGAAAGCAATGCCTTTGGAGTCGCATTTATAACCTTTGAAGAAGACGAAAAACTTCTCTCTTATTCGATAACCTTTACCGATACCAATTTAATTGGGTCAGAAACTGCGGCACACTTCCATGGCCCTGCCAATCCAGGGGAGAATGCACCGGTGCTCTTTCCGATAACTCCGGTTCCCGGCAGTCCAAAAGTTGGGAGCGTCGGTCCGCTCACGGGAAAACAGGTCAGGGATTTGAAGAAAGGGTTACTCTACCTCAACATTCACACCGATGAGTTCCCCGATGGGGAGATCAGGGGACAGGTGCTGCCTGTTCGAGGAATAAATTTTAAAGATGTAAGTGAAGGTGAGTAA
- a CDS encoding pyruvate, phosphate dikinase, which yields MSPKYVYFFGNGSAEGRADMKHLLGGKGANLAEMTNLGIPVPPGFTITTEVCDAYYKNNQQYPKGLSGEIEQNLSRLEKLMGAKLGDPNNPLLVSVRSGAAASMPGMMDTVLNLGLTPDAVNGLIKKTGNERFVWDAYRRFITMFGDVVMGVERHYFEEILDRYKKKARVKSDTELTTDQLKKIAEEFKAVYKKKTRENFPNDPKVQLQKAIDAVFASWNNPRAVKYRQLYEIKGLLGTAVNVQAMVFGNMGNHSATGVCFTRNPSTGENKFYGEFLINAQGEDVVAGIRTPEPIANLEKEMPEVYEQLVKYKNILENHFKDVQDIEFTIQENRLFMLQTRTGKRTTQAAVKIAVDMVKEKLIDKKTAISRINPNELDQLLHPTFDPKAKKEIIAAGLPASPGAATGKVVFSAEDAEKLTLEKKEKVILVRKETSPEDIGGMHVAKGILTTRGGMTSHAAVVARGMGKCCVAGCGSLQVDYKSQTFKVNGKIIKRGDYISIDGSTGEVMLGMVPTIEPGLSGDFATLMGWADEVRKLKIRTNADTSADAKKARELGAEGIGLCRTEHMFFGENRIDSVRQMILSAPDVKNLKAKIAALEKELAKALNKKSDAIKKELMQVKKELKEPLNLYTSALKKLLPMQRRDFEQIFTVMDGLPVTIRLLDPPLHEFLPQEECNQKEMARQMKISLKEIQEKVSALHELNPMLGHRGCRLGVTYPEIYDMQVQAIIEAACNVKKKGVTVYPEIMLPIISADQEFNLLKDDVHRIAKDVMKKKDMQIDYMVGTMIELPRAALIADKIAKHAEFFSFGTNDLTQMTFGFSRDDVGSFVPDYIEKGILEKDPFQILDQEGTGQLVEIGIKKGRSTRPDLKVGICGEHGGNPQTISFCHQVGMNYVSCSPFRVPIARLAAAQASLQQPVSQATV from the coding sequence ATGTCGCCTAAGTATGTTTATTTCTTTGGCAACGGCTCTGCCGAGGGTAGGGCTGATATGAAACACCTGCTGGGTGGCAAGGGTGCTAATCTTGCAGAGATGACCAATCTGGGTATCCCTGTCCCCCCGGGATTTACCATAACCACAGAGGTTTGCGATGCGTATTACAAAAACAATCAGCAGTACCCGAAAGGTCTTTCCGGAGAAATAGAACAGAATCTTTCCCGATTAGAAAAACTTATGGGGGCAAAATTGGGTGATCCAAACAATCCTTTATTGGTTTCTGTCCGTAGTGGTGCAGCAGCATCCATGCCAGGGATGATGGATACGGTTTTAAATCTTGGTTTAACTCCGGATGCTGTTAACGGACTTATAAAAAAGACAGGCAACGAACGCTTCGTGTGGGATGCTTACCGACGGTTTATCACCATGTTTGGTGACGTTGTCATGGGCGTGGAGCGCCACTATTTTGAAGAGATTCTTGATAGATACAAAAAGAAGGCGCGGGTAAAAAGTGATACGGAACTCACAACTGACCAGTTAAAAAAAATTGCCGAAGAATTTAAAGCTGTTTATAAAAAGAAGACCCGTGAAAACTTTCCCAACGACCCGAAAGTGCAGCTTCAGAAGGCAATAGATGCGGTATTTGCCTCATGGAATAATCCGCGTGCCGTAAAATATCGGCAACTTTACGAAATTAAGGGACTCCTTGGAACGGCAGTAAACGTTCAGGCTATGGTCTTCGGGAATATGGGAAATCACTCTGCCACGGGCGTATGTTTTACGAGAAATCCCTCGACCGGCGAAAACAAATTCTACGGTGAATTCCTCATCAATGCCCAGGGCGAAGATGTCGTTGCCGGAATCCGTACCCCTGAACCGATTGCAAATCTTGAAAAAGAAATGCCGGAGGTTTACGAACAGCTTGTTAAATATAAAAATATCCTGGAAAACCACTTTAAAGATGTCCAGGATATAGAATTCACCATCCAGGAAAATCGATTGTTCATGTTGCAGACAAGGACCGGTAAGCGTACCACCCAGGCTGCAGTGAAGATTGCAGTTGATATGGTTAAAGAAAAGCTGATTGATAAAAAGACTGCAATTTCCCGTATTAATCCCAATGAGCTTGATCAGTTGTTACACCCAACTTTTGACCCCAAGGCAAAAAAAGAGATTATTGCAGCAGGGCTTCCAGCTTCACCAGGTGCGGCTACGGGAAAGGTTGTATTTAGCGCAGAAGACGCTGAAAAATTGACTCTTGAAAAGAAAGAGAAGGTTATTCTTGTCAGAAAAGAAACCTCGCCCGAGGACATTGGGGGAATGCATGTTGCGAAAGGTATTCTCACAACACGCGGAGGCATGACTTCGCACGCTGCTGTGGTGGCAAGGGGGATGGGTAAATGCTGCGTTGCCGGATGCGGTTCATTACAAGTGGATTATAAAAGTCAGACCTTTAAGGTGAACGGTAAGATAATAAAAAGGGGGGATTATATCTCGATAGATGGTAGTACTGGCGAAGTAATGCTGGGAATGGTTCCTACCATTGAACCCGGACTCAGCGGAGACTTTGCCACACTTATGGGGTGGGCTGATGAAGTCCGCAAACTGAAGATAAGAACAAATGCCGATACATCGGCGGATGCTAAAAAGGCAAGGGAATTGGGTGCAGAGGGTATTGGACTCTGCAGGACAGAACACATGTTCTTTGGCGAAAACAGAATCGATTCTGTTCGACAGATGATCCTTTCCGCTCCGGACGTAAAAAATTTAAAGGCGAAGATTGCTGCACTGGAGAAGGAACTTGCAAAGGCCCTAAATAAGAAATCGGACGCTATTAAAAAGGAATTAATGCAAGTCAAAAAGGAGCTCAAAGAACCATTGAATTTATATACATCCGCCCTCAAAAAATTGCTTCCCATGCAGCGTCGTGATTTTGAACAGATCTTTACGGTAATGGACGGACTCCCGGTTACCATAAGGCTTCTTGACCCTCCTCTGCATGAATTTCTCCCCCAGGAAGAATGCAACCAGAAAGAAATGGCAAGGCAGATGAAGATCAGCCTGAAAGAGATACAAGAGAAGGTCTCTGCGCTTCATGAATTAAATCCCATGCTGGGGCACCGTGGCTGCAGGCTGGGTGTCACATATCCGGAAATCTATGATATGCAGGTGCAGGCCATCATTGAGGCTGCCTGCAATGTGAAGAAAAAAGGTGTTACTGTATATCCGGAGATCATGTTGCCCATCATTAGCGCCGACCAGGAATTTAATCTATTAAAAGACGATGTCCATAGAATAGCGAAAGACGTTATGAAGAAGAAGGATATGCAGATTGACTACATGGTTGGCACCATGATTGAGCTTCCACGAGCAGCCCTGATAGCGGATAAGATTGCCAAACATGCAGAATTTTTCTCCTTCGGAACAAATGACCTAACCCAGATGACCTTTGGTTTTAGCCGCGATGATGTGGGTTCCTTTGTACCTGATTACATTGAAAAAGGCATTCTTGAGAAAGATCCATTCCAGATATTGGATCAGGAAGGTACAGGACAACTCGTGGAGATCGGGATTAAGAAGGGACGGAGCACGCGACCCGATTTAAAGGTGGGTATCTGCGGTGAGCACGGTGGCAACCCGCAAACCATCTCATTCTGCCATCAGGTGGGAATGAACTATGTGAGTTGTTCGCCATTTCGGGTACCCATTGCCCGGCTCGCAGCGGCACAGGCATCTTTACAGCAGCCGGTATCTCAGGCAACTGTTTGA
- a CDS encoding cold-shock protein, which translates to MATGTVKWFNDKKGFGFISQDNGQDVFVHQTSIQGEGFRTLAEGDKVEFDVIKDQKGYKATKVVKL; encoded by the coding sequence ATGGCAACAGGAACCGTGAAGTGGTTCAATGACAAAAAGGGATTTGGTTTTATTTCCCAGGATAACGGTCAGGATGTGTTTGTACATCAAACATCGATCCAGGGAGAGGGGTTTAGAACCCTTGCTGAAGGTGATAAGGTCGAGTTCGATGTCATAAAGGACCAGAAGGGCTACAAAGCCACAAAAGTCGTCAAATTATAA
- a CDS encoding M48 family peptidase, translating to MFKTRFLALLITVLFFVGCSTVPITGRKQLSFIPQNQLIISSADSYRQLISESKLSGDAQKTQMVVDVGRRIASSAEEFMRENGMEKEIQNYHWEFKLIEDDKTVNAFCMPGGKIAVYTGILPVTRDEDGLAVVMGHEVAHALANHGGERMSQLLIVQMGATSLSAALSGQPEQTRQLLMQAFGLGANVGVLLPYSRSHELEADHIGLILMARAGYDPRTAIPFWQRMNNLGGERPPEFLSTHPEPERRIQDLQNELPEAMKYYKQF from the coding sequence ATGTTCAAGACGAGATTTTTAGCCTTACTCATTACAGTATTGTTTTTCGTTGGTTGTTCCACAGTACCAATAACAGGGAGAAAACAACTTTCTTTTATACCACAGAACCAGCTTATTATCTCAAGCGCCGATAGCTATCGTCAGCTGATATCTGAATCAAAACTCTCAGGTGATGCACAAAAGACACAAATGGTGGTCGATGTGGGTCGTAGAATAGCATCGTCAGCTGAAGAGTTTATGCGTGAAAACGGGATGGAAAAGGAAATACAGAACTACCATTGGGAATTTAAACTTATTGAGGACGATAAAACCGTAAATGCCTTCTGCATGCCCGGAGGAAAAATTGCCGTGTATACCGGAATACTTCCGGTTACACGGGACGAGGATGGACTGGCAGTTGTGATGGGACATGAAGTTGCACATGCGCTGGCAAATCATGGCGGTGAAAGGATGAGCCAGCTCCTTATCGTTCAAATGGGCGCAACCTCTCTGTCTGCAGCGCTCAGCGGCCAACCGGAACAAACCCGGCAATTATTAATGCAAGCATTTGGGTTAGGCGCAAATGTAGGTGTTCTTTTACCCTATAGCCGCAGTCATGAACTGGAAGCAGACCATATCGGTCTTATTCTGATGGCCAGGGCTGGTTATGATCCCAGAACTGCCATCCCGTTCTGGCAAAGGATGAATAACCTTGGTGGAGAACGGCCACCTGAATTTTTATCTACGCATCCGGAGCCTGAAAGAAGGATTCAAGACCTTCAGAATGAACTCCCTGAAGCGATGAAATATTACAAACAGTTTTAA